CCAACAATGAAACCTTATATATATGAAAAGCTTTTAAGTTATAATTGGCCTGGAAATGTCAGAGAATTAGAAAATTGTATTGAAAACATTGTAAACATGAATGGAAGTACATCTTTCTATTTCCAAAACAATCCTTCAGAAAATAAACAAAACGGCTCTTATGACGAAAGTTTCAAGTACAATATGTGTTCATTGGAAGAATGGGAAAAGAGGGCAATAGTAAATTGTATAAATAATTGTGATGGTAATATATCAAAAGCTTCTAAAATTTTAGGAATAAATAGAAGTACATTATACGCAAAGATAAAAAAATATGAAATCAATTTTTTTTAAAGTGTATGAAAAAACAGCACTGTTGCAAAAAACAACACTATTTCTTAAAAAAATGTTGCTTTTTACAACAATTTTTTAAATAATTATTTTTATTTTTATAAAATATCTAGCTATAGCAAATCTTCTCATAATGAAAAATGCATTGGCATAGTACTTGCTGATATATTGAATTTATAGAATATAATTTTTAGAAGTTTGTAAATTGGCATGAATTCAATAATGAGGAGGAAAGTAATGGGAAGATTTACTTTGCCCAGGGATATTTACTTTGGTGAAAATGCCCTGGAAAATTTAAAAAATTTAGATGGAAATAGAGCAGTAATTGTCGTAGGTGGGGGCTCCATGAAAAGGTTTGGATTCTTGAATAAAGTTGAAGAATACTTAAAAAAGGCAGGTATTGAAGTTAAATTAATAGAGGGTGTGGAACCTGATCCATCTGTGGATACTGTTATAAATGGTGCTAAAATAATGAGAGATTTTAAACCAGATTGGATAGTAGCCATGGGGGGAGGATCGCCCATTGACGCTGCTAAGGCAATGTGGATATTTTATGAATACCCTGATTTTACATTTGAGAAGGCAATAGTGCCTTTTGGACTTCCTAAATTAAGGGGAAAAGCACAATTTGTTGCTATACCTTCTACAAGTGGAACGGCAACTGAAGTGACAGCATTTTCTGTAATAACGGATTATAAATCTAAGATTAAATATCCTCTTGCAGATTTTAATCTTACACCTGATGCAGCTATAATAGATCCAGCTCTTGCAGAAACAATGCCCAAAAAGCTTACAGCACATACTGGAATGGATGCACTTACTCACGCAATAGAGGCGTATGTGGCGAGTTTGCATTCGGATTTTTCAGATCCACTTGCTATGCATGCTATAATCATGATTCATAAATATTTATTGAAATCCTATGAAGCAGATAAAGAAGCTAGGGGACATATGCACATAGCCCAGTGCCTTGCCGGAATGGCATTTTCAAATGCACTTCTTGGAATAACTCATGGCATAGCTCATAAAACTGGTGCAGTATTTCACATACCTCATGGATGTGCCAATGCTATATACTTACCTTATGTTATAGATTTTAATAAGAAGGTTTGTTCAGAAAAGTATGTTGAAATAGCTAAAAGACTCAAGCTTCCAGGAAATAATGAAGATGAACTAATAGATTCATTAACTGAAATGATTCGTAATATGAATAAAAAGATGGATATTCCTCTTACAATAAAGGAATATGGTATAAGTGAAATCGATTTTAATGAAAATCTAGATTTTATAGCTCATAATGCTATAATGGATGCTTGTACTGGATCAAATCCAAGAAAAATAACTGAAGAAGAGATGAGAAAGCTTTTACAATATATGTATAATGGGCGAAAAGTGAATTTTTAGGAGATAATGGTCTGCCCGACCCATTGGTTAAAGTAATCGGCTTATGAGTATACAAAAATATACCACCACAATTCAAAAGATAATAAAGAATGTGGATTTTGTCCACATTCTAACTGTTTATATTTAGGATTAGTCCGCGTTTGTTCTGAAATACTTAATTCAAGTTAAGATACATTAATTTCGTCAAGAGTTCTACCTTTAGTTTCAATACCTATTATAGCAACGACTACAGCAACTGCTGCAAATACTATAGTTAATATGATAAATACATAAGTGAAGCCAACTTGGTTACCTTTAGCCTCATAGACTAGTCCAACTATATAAGGAGCAGCAATAGCACCAATACGACCAATTGCAGCTGCCCAACCAACTCCACTACCTCTGACACTCGTAGGGTAAACTTCTGGAGTATAGGCATATACAGCACCCCAAGCACCTAAACTGAAAAAGTAGAGTAAACACCCGAAAACAAGTACAGTAGTTACAGAGGTTGCTTGACCAAATAAGTATGATGACAGAGCAGTACCTATAAGGTAAACTACTAAAACCGGCTTACGGCCAATCTTTTCTATTAGGTAGGAAGCACTATAATATCCTGGTAACTGTGCAATACTCATAATTAATATGAATTGAAAGCCCTTTACCAAGCTGAAACCTTTACCCACAAGTAAAGTAGGAGTCCATAAAACAAAACCATAATAACCAAAATTAATACCCAACCATAAAATCCATAACACAAAAGTACGCCTAAAATAAGTTTTATTCCATAAATCTGAAAGGGTTGCGGTACTTATTTTCCCTTTTACCTGGTCATCTATGGCCACTTCACTAGTATTTATCCCAGCCTGGTGCTCCATTTTACTTACGATTTCATCAGCTTCTTTGAAACGTCCTTTTTGTTCCAGATATCGAGGGGATTCTGGAATATTTCTTCTCAGATAGGCCGCATATAGTGCCGGTATTCCTCCTAGGAAAAATCCAATACGCCATCCATAAACAGGAATTAGAAGGTAGGCAATTAAAGCTGCAGCAATCCATCCCCAAGCCCAAAAGCTTTCAAGTAAAACAACCATGCGACCACGTGCTTTAGCAGGGGAGAATTCACTAACTAAAGTAGATGCTGCTGGCAGTTCACCACCTAAGCCCAATCCGGTTAAAAATCTTAGGAAGAGCAGTACAGTAAAGTTAGGGGCGAGCCCGGATACGGCACTAGCCAATCCATATAGTACAAGAGTAAATGTAACAACTGTTCTTCTACCCCACCTGTCAGCTGCCATTCCAGCTACGGCAGCACCAATGGCCATTCCCACTGCGGAAGCACTTCCCAATAAACCGAGATCAGCAGGGGTGAGTTGCCATGATTTTCCGATCGCAGCCATTACGCCAGATACCATACCTTGATCCATGGCATCAAACAACCAGCCTATACCTGCTAAGAACAGCACTTTCCAAAGCATAGGTGTAACTGGCAACTTTTCAATTCTTTGCGAAATAGTACTCATTTAATTCATCTCGCTTTCTGTATTTATATATTTTTTTATCCAGTGTCTTTAGTTCTATGTAATACTATCACTATGTCTGTAATAATAACAATTTACCACATAAATATTCACCTCTAGATACTATAAATTTTATAACGTTAACATCTATATTATAATGTATATATAAGTGTAAATACAATAACTTTATTAATTCATTTAGAAGAATAGCAGTTAATTGTTAATGGAATCTGTATATTACGAATTGCCAAGGATTAATTTTAGAATTTGACACAGATATATATCTATTTTATAATTTAGGTACATAACGGAAAAAATAAGGAAGCGAAGATGAATATGATAACTTTTATTAAAACTGCAGTTGTAACTATAATAATATCATTTATATCTGGATGGCTGCTAGACCACTATAAAAGCCTGGCACCTAAAATATTATGCAATGTTGGAAATGGTGTACCTATAAAGATAAATAACAAAAAGGTTCATGCATATGTGGTTACTATAACAAATGTATCAAATAAAATAATTCATGAACTAACTATAAATATACAAAGTTTAAAAAACAATTTACAAATTGCAGATGCCAAAATAACAAAGGGTTTAAAATTTCACTCCTCAATAAAAGATAATGTTTTAGATGTCTCCATACCTTTTTTAAGTAAAAAGGATAAGTTTTCAATTACATTATATATAGAGGACAAAGATGGATTGCAAAGTGAACCCTTTATCACAATTAGATCACCTGAAAAATTTAAAGAAATACGTTCTATAGGGAAAACAGGTAAGTTATCTTTATTGTCTGATAAGCCCCAAAATATAAATGGTAAAATTTCTAAAAAAACTAGAAAAACTAAACCAATGTCTTTCAATAAAAAAACATTGGTGTCCATTACATCCATTGTATTAGTTATTATGATTGGAATTTTAGGAAAATTTTATTTTAAAGGGCTGTTTACTAGTGCAAAAACTACCGATAAAACCACTGTCCACCAACAGCCTACTGACAATACAGAATCATCAAATAAAACAACTAAAAATACAGATTCGAAAACTTCATCAAATAACACAAATGGAGATATAAACTCAAAGGTATCATCGGATGGAACGACTCAAAATACAGATTCAAAAACATCATCAGATGGAACGACCCAAAATACAGATTCAAAAACATCATCGGATGGAACGACTCAAAATACAGATTCAAAAACATCATCAGATGGAACGGCTAAAAATACAGATTCAAAAACATCATCAGATGGAACAACTAAAAATACAGATTCAAAAACATCATCGGATCAAACAACTAAAAATACAAATTCACAAACATCATCAGATGAAACAACCGAGAATACAGCTAACTAGTATTATTTTAAGGTTCAAATGGAGAAAAACATTCTTTATGTACAAACTTCATCTGAACCTAAGATAAGAATCACTTGGTAAAAAAGAAAGCACTCACACTAAAATATAGTATCCTCTTTAATACTACTCTTCTAATCTCTTCTTTATTTCTAAAAGGAATTCCTCAGTATTAACTATTTTCTTATTTTCTAACTCTGAAAGTGAAGCTAAATCTTTAGTCATAATACCTTCCTCAATAGTTCTAATAGATGTATTTTCAAGTCTATCTGCAAATTCAACTAATTCATTTATTCCGTCTATTTCTCCTCTTTTTCGTAGAGCTCCTGTCCATGCAAATAAAGTAGCCATGGAATTTGTGGAGGTTAACTGTCCTTTAAGATGCTGATAATAATGTTTTTGTACAGTACCATGAGCAGCTTCGTATTCATAATAGCCTTCAGGTGACACAAGCACTGAAGTCATCATTGCAAGACTTCCAAAAGCAGTAGCAACCATATCCGACATCACATCGCCATCATAATTCTTACATGCCCATATAAAACCACCTTCTGATTTTACAACTCTGGCAACAGCATCATCAATTAGTGTATAAAAATATTCTATACCAGCATCATTAAACTTAGCATCATATTCAGTATCATATATTTCCTGGAATATATCCTTAAATCTATGATCATAGGTTTTGGAAATCGTATCCTTTGAAGCAAACCATAAATTTTGATTCATATCCAGTGCATAATTAAAGCAGGAGCGTGCAAAGCTTTCAATAGATTTATCAAGGTTATGCATTCCCATTACAACACCTGGTCCATTGAAAACATGAAGTGTTTGTCTTGTTTCTTCTCCTTTTTCAGAGGTGAACACTAATTCCATTTTACCAGGTTCTTCTACTTTGTACTCTACATCTCTATACACATCACCATATGCATGTCTTGCAACTGTAATAGGTTTTTCCCATGTTCTCATAAGAGGTCTTATACTGTTTACTATAATAGGTGTACGGAAAACTGTACCATCCAGAATTGCTCTTATTGTTCCGTTAGGACTTTTCCACATACTCTTAAGGTTATATTCCTTAACTCTTTTAGCATTTGGAGTTATAGTAGCACATTTTACACCAACACCATATTTTTTTATTGCATTTGCAGCTTCAATAGTTATTTCATCATTAGTTTCGTTTCTTTTAACAAGTCCAAGATCATAATACTCAGTTTTTAAGTCTATGTATGGTTCCAAAAGTAACTCCTTAATCATCTTCCAGATGATTCTAGTCATTTCATCTCCGTCCATTTCTACTAAAGGTACGTTCATTTTAATCTTTTCAGTCATTATTAGTCCTCTCTTCATTTATATTTTTTATGTATTTTTTGACCAAATATATTTTATTATAAAAGAAATAGACAGTACATGCAAGTTAGCCTTGCATTTTACTAACGTCAGTTTTATTCTTATATTATACATTCAATTTAACCAGAAGTGCTATTAGTAAAATGGCTATTAACTAGTGAAGATATTACAAACTATCAGTGTAGAGATAATAAAAAAGAAATATGTTATAAATTAATTGAGAAAGGTAAAGTTTTACTTGATAAATATTTCAAGTGACACTCTGTGAGACACAGATAAATGAATTAAAATAAGGGGTGATAGTGTGTTGATTGATTTAAGCGTAAAGGTTACTAGGTCATCTAATAAAGATGCTTTAGATAATGAAAAAATGGTTTCTTTTGGTCATTCAGGTACTCATTTTGATGTAATGAATAAAGAGTTTCCATTGGTGTTTACAAAGAGAAAAGGTATAGTATTTGATGTAAGTGGGATATTTGACAGAGATATTGATGTGTCGGATATTGATATTAGTTTTGTTGAAGCGGATATGTTTATTGCTTTTTATACAGGTTTTATAGAAAAGGAATATTATGGTACAAAGGTTTATTTTACATTACACCCACAATTATCAGATGAGTTAATTGACCAGTTGATTCACCGTAGAGTTTCAATTATTGGTATTGACTTTGCGGGAGTAAGACGTGGCATTGAGCATACACCCAAAGACCAATATTGTGCTGACAAAGGTATATTTATTATTGAGAATCTTTGTAACTTGGGTAAAGTTTTAAATGGAAAAAATATAATGAAGTTTACAGCAAACACCTATCCAATTAATTTTGCAGGTATGACAGGATTGCCTTGTAGAGTAGTAGCTGAGGTTGAATAATTAATACAAAATTATATATGTAGTACTAATACCATTTGCAGCTCCTATAGCGGATGCAGACGACGCTCCGGGTCTCATGGGATTTCCAATCATTTTTATTTTTGTTTCAATTGTGATTGCAGTCTTTGCTGCTGTTCTTCAAAGGCTTTTACAAGATGCTATTGATATAAAATCGGAAAATGATTTAACAGTCTGAGGTGATAAAATGGCAATTATAATCAATATTGATGTGATGCTGGCTAAAAGGAAAATGAGTGTAACAGAACTTACAGATAAAGTTGAAATAACTATGGCGAATATTTCTATATTAAAGAACGGAAAGGCAAAGGCTATTAGATTTTCAACTTTAGAGGCAATATGCAAAGCTTTAGAATGCTAACCAGGTGATATTTTAGAATACAGAAATGATACGTAAATGGGAAGCTGAATACTACAAGTAGATTAGTTTTAAATGTTGAGTGAAGTTTACTTGAGGAGGTAATGTATTAAGATTAAATTAATTCAACCTGCAATGCTGCCAAAGACCTATGAATACAAAGGAGATGTTTAAATGGATAAGATCAACGTTTATGAAAAATTGAATCTTTTTAACGAGCATTGGAGTCCAAAAATTTTAGGTGAAATTAACGATTCTTATGTAAAGATTGTTAAACTTAGTGGCGAATTTTTATGGCACACTCATGAAAACGAAGATGAAATGTTTTATATTTTAAAAGGGTCATTAATTGTTAAGTTTAGGGATAAGGATGTCATTTTAAATCAAGGAGAATTTCTTATTATTCCAAAGGGAATTGAGCATATGCCAGTTGCTAAAAAAGAAGTGCATGCAATGTTAATTGAAGCAAAAACAACATTAAATACTGGAGATGTTAAAAATGAGAGAACAATAGAGAAACTTGATAGAATTTAGTGTAGATTAATCATATTGCTTTCTATGAAGGTTGATTCAAGGTCTTTATTGGATGTATAGAGAAATTATTAAATATCTATCTAATAAAACTGACAGTGCAAATGAGTTAAATTGAACAATAACGGGAATGGGAGAAATAAGTATGAGCATAAGATTGGCTGAATACAAAGACTTAGAGCAAATGGTGAAAATCTATAATCAAGCAATTGAAACACATCGTTGTACTGCTGATATGGATACTTTTTCGGTGGAAGAAAGGATTTCTTGGTTTGAGGAATATCAATGTTTAGAGTATCCACTTTATGTATATGAAATTGATAATAAAGTTGTAGGATATCTACATTTTACTGGTTATCGTAAAGGAAGAAGAGCTATGAGATATACTGCAGAAATCAGTTACTATATACATAATGACTATCAAGGTCAAGGGATTGGAACAAAAATGATGGAATTTGCACTTGAAAAGAGTAAAGAATGGGGTTATCTACCTGAAGTTGCAGATTTTGACGGAGAAGTATGTTCACATTTATATTATGGATTAAAGATATAGAAATAAAAGTTAAAAATTGAATATTATTGCATAATATTTCTTAACTTGTGTCACAAGTGTAATTTAATACGATACCTCCTTATTTTTTAGTTCAAAACTGTCGCACTAATTTTTTAGTGCAACAGTCCCTTATGATATGTCATATTGAGTATTTAGCCTATTATCATATGCTTAACATACACTTCTAATTCATTACTTATTATTTTCAGCATAAAACTTTAGGGCTTCTCCAATAAATTTAGATGCACCATTTCCATATTTTTTATCTGTTGCTTTTATAAATTCAGGTTTTGATAAATAAAAATCTGCCATATATCCTAAATAATTTTCTCCCTCATCTACTTTTAAAGTTTCGTGTATTTTTCGGGTCTCATTTGCTATTTCAGAAACAATTTGTTGAATCTCTTTCGAAGTAGGAGCTTTACTTAAGTTAGATCTAAGCTTTTTATATAGAGTTTCTATTTTGGGCTCATAATCCCTCAAATAAATTTTTAAAGCTTTTCCAATAAATTTAGACGCACCTTCTCCATATTTTTTATCAATTTCTTCTATCCACGATATACCACTTCCACCATATTTCTCATCAACTTTTATTCCCTTAGGAAATACTAAGTGAAATTGTACCATAGTGTACCAATAATAGTCTCCCATATTAGTTTTAAAAGCTTCATAATCTTTTTTAGCTATAGTAGTTATTTCACCAGAAATTTGTTGAATTTCCTCTGAAGAAGGATCTTTACTTAAGTCAGCTGTAAGTTTTTTATATAGCTCTTTTAATTTGGGATGCTTATCGTAAAGACAATCTTTTTTAAACTTATCAATTTGTTCTGATTTAGTTATTGCCAGACTATTATTTAAATTTTTCTTCAAAGCTTCAGTAAATTTTTTTATACTTCCATAATGCTTTATAGCATCTTTAGCAATCTCAGCTTCC
This window of the Clostridium kluyveri DSM 555 genome carries:
- a CDS encoding iron-containing alcohol dehydrogenase, which encodes MGRFTLPRDIYFGENALENLKNLDGNRAVIVVGGGSMKRFGFLNKVEEYLKKAGIEVKLIEGVEPDPSVDTVINGAKIMRDFKPDWIVAMGGGSPIDAAKAMWIFYEYPDFTFEKAIVPFGLPKLRGKAQFVAIPSTSGTATEVTAFSVITDYKSKIKYPLADFNLTPDAAIIDPALAETMPKKLTAHTGMDALTHAIEAYVASLHSDFSDPLAMHAIIMIHKYLLKSYEADKEARGHMHIAQCLAGMAFSNALLGITHGIAHKTGAVFHIPHGCANAIYLPYVIDFNKKVCSEKYVEIAKRLKLPGNNEDELIDSLTEMIRNMNKKMDIPLTIKEYGISEIDFNENLDFIAHNAIMDACTGSNPRKITEEEMRKLLQYMYNGRKVNF
- a CDS encoding MFS transporter, with the protein product MSTISQRIEKLPVTPMLWKVLFLAGIGWLFDAMDQGMVSGVMAAIGKSWQLTPADLGLLGSASAVGMAIGAAVAGMAADRWGRRTVVTFTLVLYGLASAVSGLAPNFTVLLFLRFLTGLGLGGELPAASTLVSEFSPAKARGRMVVLLESFWAWGWIAAALIAYLLIPVYGWRIGFFLGGIPALYAAYLRRNIPESPRYLEQKGRFKEADEIVSKMEHQAGINTSEVAIDDQVKGKISTATLSDLWNKTYFRRTFVLWILWLGINFGYYGFVLWTPTLLVGKGFSLVKGFQFILIMSIAQLPGYYSASYLIEKIGRKPVLVVYLIGTALSSYLFGQATSVTTVLVFGCLLYFFSLGAWGAVYAYTPEVYPTSVRGSGVGWAAAIGRIGAIAAPYIVGLVYEAKGNQVGFTYVFIILTIVFAAVAVVVAIIGIETKGRTLDEINVS
- a CDS encoding NADP-dependent isocitrate dehydrogenase, with amino-acid sequence MTEKIKMNVPLVEMDGDEMTRIIWKMIKELLLEPYIDLKTEYYDLGLVKRNETNDEITIEAANAIKKYGVGVKCATITPNAKRVKEYNLKSMWKSPNGTIRAILDGTVFRTPIIVNSIRPLMRTWEKPITVARHAYGDVYRDVEYKVEEPGKMELVFTSEKGEETRQTLHVFNGPGVVMGMHNLDKSIESFARSCFNYALDMNQNLWFASKDTISKTYDHRFKDIFQEIYDTEYDAKFNDAGIEYFYTLIDDAVARVVKSEGGFIWACKNYDGDVMSDMVATAFGSLAMMTSVLVSPEGYYEYEAAHGTVQKHYYQHLKGQLTSTNSMATLFAWTGALRKRGEIDGINELVEFADRLENTSIRTIEEGIMTKDLASLSELENKKIVNTEEFLLEIKKRLEE
- a CDS encoding cyclase family protein, whose protein sequence is MLIDLSVKVTRSSNKDALDNEKMVSFGHSGTHFDVMNKEFPLVFTKRKGIVFDVSGIFDRDIDVSDIDISFVEADMFIAFYTGFIEKEYYGTKVYFTLHPQLSDELIDQLIHRRVSIIGIDFAGVRRGIEHTPKDQYCADKGIFIIENLCNLGKVLNGKNIMKFTANTYPINFAGMTGLPCRVVAEVE
- a CDS encoding helix-turn-helix domain-containing protein, with the protein product MAIIINIDVMLAKRKMSVTELTDKVEITMANISILKNGKAKAIRFSTLEAICKALEC
- a CDS encoding cupin domain-containing protein is translated as MDKINVYEKLNLFNEHWSPKILGEINDSYVKIVKLSGEFLWHTHENEDEMFYILKGSLIVKFRDKDVILNQGEFLIIPKGIEHMPVAKKEVHAMLIEAKTTLNTGDVKNERTIEKLDRI
- a CDS encoding GNAT family N-acetyltransferase, with translation MSIRLAEYKDLEQMVKIYNQAIETHRCTADMDTFSVEERISWFEEYQCLEYPLYVYEIDNKVVGYLHFTGYRKGRRAMRYTAEISYYIHNDYQGQGIGTKMMEFALEKSKEWGYLPEVADFDGEVCSHLYYGLKI
- a CDS encoding MerR family transcriptional regulator, producing the protein MRTVKQVSDLTGVSVRMLHHYDKIGLLKPTKLTEAGYRIYDNEALETLQQILFFKELDLPLKEIKEIITSPHFDKMKALENHKKLIVLKRDRLNSLIDLINKTLKGTNTMSFKEFDMTEYYNVLEEFKKENKDKVIRIYGSVDNYNEFIKKCKSKEAEIAKDAIKHYGSIKKFTEALKKNLNNSLAITKSEQIDKFKKDCLYDKHPKLKELYKKLTADLSKDPSSEEIQQISGEITTIAKKDYEAFKTNMGDYYWYTMVQFHLVFPKGIKVDEKYGGSGISWIEEIDKKYGEGASKFIGKALKIYLRDYEPKIETLYKKLRSNLSKAPTSKEIQQIVSEIANETRKIHETLKVDEGENYLGYMADFYLSKPEFIKATDKKYGNGASKFIGEALKFYAENNK